In Acetobacter vaccinii, the following are encoded in one genomic region:
- a CDS encoding ATPase, T2SS/T4P/T4SS family: MEPALLEAFEGDKGAFMVCGPTGSGKTTLMGGIIRRRLEDPACHCNIVEGSAPTELLFDRVRSVNATIMQTEIPRKMASFDAFIRAAMRQEPTDIVVTEIRDPQTMVAGVDAGNTGHRLMASMHTNDPADTIRRASGLCPADQRDSLTLGFVENLRLLVNQRLLPSRDGKRTAIRAFLPITRGIRNTLLDSPRERWPGLIRELTHTHGQSFTTAIHAALAQGRITEETAGIALREEV, encoded by the coding sequence GTGGAGCCTGCCCTGCTGGAGGCCTTTGAGGGAGACAAGGGCGCCTTCATGGTCTGCGGGCCAACGGGGTCTGGCAAGACCACCCTCATGGGCGGGATCATCCGCAGGCGGCTGGAAGATCCAGCCTGTCACTGCAACATCGTGGAGGGCTCGGCCCCCACGGAACTGCTCTTTGACCGGGTGCGCAGTGTGAACGCCACGATCATGCAAACCGAAATCCCCCGCAAGATGGCGAGTTTTGATGCGTTCATCCGTGCGGCCATGCGCCAGGAACCCACCGACATCGTGGTCACGGAAATCCGCGACCCGCAGACCATGGTGGCGGGTGTGGACGCCGGGAACACCGGGCATCGGCTGATGGCCAGCATGCACACCAATGATCCGGCCGACACGATCCGCCGGGCCAGTGGCCTGTGCCCGGCGGATCAGCGCGACAGTCTGACGCTGGGCTTTGTCGAGAACCTGCGCCTGCTGGTCAACCAGCGCCTGCTCCCCTCACGCGACGGAAAGCGGACAGCCATCCGGGCCTTCCTGCCCATCACGCGCGGCATCCGCAACACGCTGCTCGACAGCCCCCGCGAGCGCTGGCCCGGCCTGATCCGTGAGCTGACGCACACCCATGGCCAAAGCTTCACCACGGCCATCCACGCAGCCCTCGCCCAGGGGCGCATTACCGAAGAGACCGCAGGCATCGCCCTGCGGGAGGAGGTCTGA
- a CDS encoding methyl-accepting chemotaxis protein: MKFGASLGIRTRLFLAIGVMCLFSTSVVMLIGVKEMSSSELEGSRQLFVETLASNADTIAQSIGGVTQETSMLAASVSGLIATHTIDRDALGEMVAHAIEMKRTNVVGHALAFEPNALDGRDANYTAHKYADSTGRFVPYFFFKPDGTTGMNKLIMTPEAGTGSWYDQPLHDNKTVVTAPYIYPVNGKDVLMTTISVPVRRAGKAIGMVTTDLQLTSLNSAIASLKPLGTGTVGLIGTGNIWVANSNAALVGKPVDAETAAFIAGKDSSGRFINGADGAAWFEAARFISIPDTDAKWVVTGMVPRATLVQKAGVTRNRMLLGAILSFALTMACIWFQAHSLSKPIRQMTRRMRGLADGDIQSPVTGLDRGDEIGDMAKAVEVFRDNAQERLRLEADIKASQAQQEQERLSRERKAAKDAADIKFAVDSLASALARLADGDVSYQIHDTFVSGLDDVRNDFNNSTEQLQATLREVARNARSIAVGSDEIKAAVDDLARRTEQQAANTEETAAALEQITTTVKNSTSRALEAGERIHLAQSSAEKSRQNMIRTVDAMREIEKSSTEISNIITVINEIAFQTNILALNAGIEAARAGNAGLGFAVVAQEVRDLAQRSADAAKGIRTIISTSIQQIGNGVQLVNSSNQELDSIVADVQEINQHMSSIVQASEEQSTSLQQINIAMGQVDQDTQKNVAMAEEITATTHTLASGGAALIRMLERFRLENEASARRALR; this comes from the coding sequence ATGAAATTTGGGGCTTCACTTGGCATAAGAACACGCCTGTTTCTGGCTATCGGCGTCATGTGCCTGTTTTCCACCTCGGTGGTCATGCTGATTGGCGTAAAGGAAATGTCCTCTTCCGAACTGGAGGGGTCGCGCCAGCTTTTTGTTGAAACCCTTGCCTCCAACGCGGATACGATCGCCCAATCCATTGGCGGTGTTACTCAGGAAACCAGCATGCTGGCAGCCTCGGTTTCCGGGCTGATCGCTACCCACACGATTGATCGTGATGCTCTGGGCGAGATGGTTGCCCACGCCATTGAAATGAAGCGCACCAATGTAGTGGGGCATGCCCTCGCGTTCGAACCCAATGCACTGGACGGACGCGACGCCAATTATACTGCACATAAATACGCCGATTCCACAGGCCGTTTCGTACCCTATTTCTTTTTCAAACCCGATGGCACGACCGGCATGAACAAGCTGATCATGACGCCCGAAGCCGGAACAGGCTCCTGGTACGATCAGCCCCTGCATGACAACAAGACCGTTGTAACCGCACCGTATATTTACCCGGTCAACGGCAAGGATGTGCTGATGACCACCATCAGCGTACCCGTGCGCCGGGCAGGCAAGGCGATTGGTATGGTCACGACAGACCTGCAATTGACCTCGCTCAATTCGGCTATCGCCAGCCTGAAACCGCTTGGCACAGGCACGGTCGGGCTGATCGGCACGGGCAATATCTGGGTGGCCAACAGCAATGCCGCCCTCGTGGGCAAGCCGGTGGATGCCGAAACAGCGGCTTTCATCGCAGGCAAGGACAGCAGCGGACGCTTTATTAACGGTGCTGATGGTGCGGCATGGTTCGAGGCGGCCCGCTTCATTTCCATTCCTGACACGGATGCAAAATGGGTTGTAACCGGCATGGTGCCGCGCGCAACGCTGGTGCAGAAGGCAGGCGTAACCCGCAACCGCATGCTGCTGGGGGCTATCCTGTCCTTCGCTCTCACCATGGCGTGCATCTGGTTTCAGGCCCATAGCCTGAGCAAGCCTATCCGCCAGATGACGCGCCGCATGCGCGGGCTGGCTGATGGGGATATCCAGTCTCCCGTGACCGGTCTGGATCGTGGCGATGAAATCGGAGACATGGCAAAAGCCGTCGAAGTCTTCCGCGATAACGCACAGGAGCGCCTGCGCCTTGAAGCGGATATCAAGGCCTCGCAGGCTCAACAGGAACAGGAACGCCTTTCCCGCGAACGCAAAGCGGCCAAAGACGCGGCAGACATCAAGTTTGCCGTGGACAGCCTGGCCTCCGCTCTGGCGCGACTGGCTGATGGCGATGTGTCCTACCAGATACACGATACATTCGTGAGCGGTCTGGATGACGTCCGTAATGACTTCAACAACTCCACGGAGCAGCTACAGGCCACCCTACGCGAAGTCGCCAGAAACGCCCGCAGCATTGCTGTGGGGAGTGATGAAATCAAGGCGGCGGTGGACGATCTGGCACGCCGGACTGAGCAGCAGGCGGCCAATACGGAAGAAACCGCCGCAGCGCTGGAACAGATCACGACAACGGTCAAAAACTCGACCAGTCGTGCGCTAGAAGCCGGGGAGCGCATTCATCTGGCGCAATCCAGCGCTGAAAAATCCCGCCAGAACATGATCCGCACCGTGGATGCCATGCGCGAGATTGAGAAATCCTCAACGGAAATCTCGAACATCATCACGGTTATCAACGAAATCGCGTTCCAGACCAACATTCTTGCACTCAATGCCGGGATCGAGGCCGCGCGTGCGGGTAATGCAGGACTGGGCTTTGCGGTGGTGGCGCAGGAAGTGCGCGATTTGGCGCAGCGTTCGGCCGATGCTGCCAAGGGCATTCGCACGATCATCAGCACCTCCATCCAGCAGATTGGCAACGGGGTGCAGCTTGTGAACAGTTCCAATCAGGAACTGGACAGCATTGTTGCCGATGTGCAGGAAATCAACCAGCACATGAGCTCCATTGTTCAGGCATCGGAAGAACAGTCCACCAGCCTGCAACAGATCAACATCGCCATGGGGCAGGTTGATCAGGACACCCAGAAAAACGTGGCCATGGCGGAAGAAATTACCGCCACCACCCACACACTGGCCTCTGGTGGCGCGGCACTCATCCGCATGCTGGAGCGTTTCAGGCTCGAAAACGAGGCCAGCGCACGCCGCGCCCTGCGCTAA
- the icmT gene encoding IcmT/TraK family protein encodes MWRFTADPVHLVILDFRALAPMLVFFCHMNEDTFIIALIGVAFFGVLAWMGLTLPVALRMARACLCGPIRPRLPRWKKRDYA; translated from the coding sequence ATGTGGCGGTTTACTGCTGATCCGGTCCATCTGGTCATTCTCGATTTCAGGGCACTCGCCCCCATGCTGGTCTTCTTCTGCCACATGAACGAGGACACCTTCATCATCGCCCTGATCGGGGTGGCGTTCTTTGGGGTCCTGGCCTGGATGGGCCTGACCCTGCCTGTCGCCCTGCGGATGGCCCGCGCCTGCCTGTGCGGCCCGATCCGCCCCCGCCTCCCCCGCTGGAAAAAGAGAGACTACGCATGA
- a CDS encoding IS3 family transposase (programmed frameshift) has translation MSNKSKRFPPEFRERAACMVLEEEKNHPSRWSAVMMIAPKLDIHPDTLSKWTRMHERANAPAVSDLPDQEKIRQLERENRELRQANEILRKASAYFCPSGARPHLQTMTRFIEEHRQTYGVGSICRVLSIAPSAYYAYRARQKNPCMRSQKDKELCDDIRRVWNDNFCVYGVRKVWHQLRREGLDVARCTVERLMRRMGLKGVIRGKGVRTTRPDPARPCPQDLVQRQFHAPAPNRLWVSDFTYVSTWQGFVYVAFIIDVFARVIVGWRVSSTAHTDFVLDALEQALCQRRPEGKVTHHSDRGCQYVSIRYTQRLAEAGLVASVGSVGDSYDNALAETINGLYKTELIYRQGPWKNRDAVELATLKWVDWFNNRRLLSSIGNIPPAEAEARFYAQQKSHALAA, from the exons ATGAGCAACAAATCGAAGCGTTTTCCGCCTGAATTTCGCGAACGTGCAGCCTGCATGGTTCTGGAGGAAGAGAAGAACCATCCATCACGCTGGTCCGCAGTGATGATGATAGCGCCAAAGCTGGATATTCATCCTGACACGCTGTCAAAATGGACCCGTATGCATGAGCGGGCCAATGCGCCTGCGGTGAGTGACCTGCCAGATCAAGAGAAGATCAGGCAACTGGAGCGAGAGAACCGCGAATTGCGGCAGGCTAACGAAATCCTGCGCAAGGCATCGGCATATT TTTGCCCAAGCGGAGCTCGACCGCATCTTCAGACCATGACACGCTTCATTGAGGAGCATCGGCAGACATATGGTGTCGGGTCAATCTGCAGGGTTCTGTCGATTGCACCATCTGCCTATTATGCTTATCGGGCGAGACAGAAAAATCCTTGTATGCGTAGCCAGAAAGACAAAGAGCTGTGCGATGACATCCGTAGAGTGTGGAATGATAATTTCTGCGTCTACGGAGTGCGCAAGGTCTGGCATCAGCTCAGACGTGAAGGTCTGGATGTCGCCCGCTGCACGGTAGAGCGGCTGATGCGCCGGATGGGACTGAAAGGCGTCATTCGTGGTAAGGGTGTCAGAACCACACGGCCTGATCCGGCGCGGCCCTGTCCACAGGATCTGGTACAGCGACAGTTTCATGCACCAGCCCCCAACAGACTGTGGGTTTCGGATTTCACGTATGTTTCCACCTGGCAGGGCTTTGTTTATGTGGCCTTCATCATTGATGTGTTTGCCCGCGTGATTGTAGGCTGGCGCGTCTCGTCCACTGCCCATACCGACTTCGTGCTGGATGCTCTTGAACAGGCTCTGTGCCAGAGGCGGCCTGAGGGAAAAGTGACCCACCATTCCGACCGCGGCTGTCAATATGTGTCCATTCGCTACACGCAAAGACTGGCTGAAGCGGGCCTTGTTGCTTCTGTCGGCAGTGTTGGGGATTCCTATGATAACGCCCTGGCGGAGACCATTAACGGACTTTACAAAACCGAACTGATCTATCGGCAAGGGCCATGGAAAAACAGGGACGCTGTTGAGCTGGCAACACTTAAATGGGTCGACTGGTTCAATAATCGGCGGCTCCTGTCCTCCATTGGAAACATTCCGCCAGCAGAAGCTGAGGCACGCTTTTACGCACAACAGAAATCACATGCGTTAGCCGCTTAA
- a CDS encoding IS5 family transposase produces MLLQPFLPDSPVVAFNIGVLLRITRLRIDQGNPLFFGDAPREYGPHKTLYNRWKRWSAMGIFIRMMDGLAIGKAEPQTIMIDATYLKGTSHGFEPAVKKGAPGRLIARTKGGMNTKLHAVTDRNGRPLDFFMTAGQISDYTGAAALLDSLPSAHWMLADRDYDADWFRNALEEKGIKPCILGRKSRGKPVKYDKRKYKRRNRIEIMFGRLKDWRRVATRYDRCPTVFFSAIRLAATVIFWL; encoded by the coding sequence ATGCTGCTCCAGCCATTCCTGCCGGACAGTCCTGTTGTAGCGTTCAATATAGGCGTTCTGCTGCGGATTACCCGGTTGCGTATAGATCAGGGTAATCCCCTGTTTTTCGGTGATGCGCCCCGGGAATACGGCCCACACAAGACGCTCTACAACCGTTGGAAGCGCTGGAGTGCTATGGGGATCTTCATCCGCATGATGGATGGACTGGCTATCGGAAAGGCAGAACCTCAGACGATCATGATTGATGCGACCTATCTCAAGGGCACATCGCACGGCTTCGAGCCTGCGGTTAAAAAAGGGGCCCCAGGCCGTTTGATAGCGCGGACCAAGGGCGGGATGAATACGAAGCTGCATGCTGTCACCGACCGGAACGGACGTCCGCTGGACTTCTTCATGACAGCAGGCCAGATCAGTGATTACACCGGTGCCGCAGCCCTTCTGGACAGTCTCCCATCAGCCCACTGGATGCTGGCAGACCGGGACTATGACGCTGACTGGTTCAGGAATGCCCTGGAGGAGAAAGGGATCAAACCTTGCATTCTGGGACGGAAATCCCGTGGGAAACCGGTAAAATACGACAAGCGGAAATACAAAAGACGCAACCGTATCGAGATCATGTTCGGCAGGCTCAAGGACTGGAGACGGGTCGCAACACGCTATGACAGATGCCCCACCGTCTTCTTCTCGGCCATCCGCCTCGCTGCAACCGTCATCTTCTGGTTATGA